One genomic window of Pocillopora verrucosa isolate sample1 chromosome 8, ASM3666991v2, whole genome shotgun sequence includes the following:
- the LOC131776617 gene encoding triadin — protein MMPKSRRKEKFQFLKQILEDSSASDLEVDGKKNTTETSTKSDGSSQTENVKKVKDKAAPVGTYPVLFKKTSRNKSCQTRLSSFPLFPLPEETEWISDEEGEGKKKPLVARKKKKQIRSVSKNANKDTMKQEDETKKNDSKMKNPDGTRKSFRSEHQLKDTDNPVLKTWLHKKAIVARKQKKLERQEKRAKRAALQEEARIQAERALESMERVGLWLRRKRKQAKLEWRKSHTKVTPQQGDGSLHPGESSPLPSPEYRVVKSFKCKALSSDSKTGNVSEDKSKSVSKSVPMAKEASSSPLVDDKSFSKEKILLDMKGESNNVGNTANSGKQRPKTAMDHTEPKSTSSPKIATKRPKTAKERSIKNADTKAKATSSASSHDTSKKMQALSYDEWLKLKRNSDKEKMIKKKQDLIDSHLEAVIKELGKKRVEKIMSPRKQVDTGLKRISHSSEQLTQSDSSKLNKTNPYRWVLRKQPRPEPQGCDFSESHSTDFGTSVSGELNVKVDNDISGVEQHKICQEVNNTCDELKPSIEKVKTILDSEIKKVRESGKGLNKPIDSPVSSPTKPEESTIKELRPSRPMSARPSSARPRSAQPLATKPGSTHLTKEQTKKIAEDLDVLGICDSESSETDELEIETVVDGEMGTKSTVRENYFDYGSDVDPPTIQPPEFVQ, from the coding sequence ATGATGCCGAAgtcaagaagaaaagagaaatttcagttcttgaaacaaattcttgAAGATTCCTCCGCAAGCGATTTAGAAGttgatggaaagaaaaacaccactGAAACATCCACAAAGAGCGATGGAAGTTCTCAAacagaaaatgtgaaaaaagttaaagataAGGCAGCGCCGGTTGGAACATACCCTGTGTTGTTCAAGAAGACTTCTAGAAACAAGAGTTGTCAAACGAGGTTGTcatcatttcctctttttccacTACCAGAGGAAACAGAATGGATCAGTGATGAAGAAGGAGAAGGGAAGAAGAAACCTCTAGTTGctaggaagaagaagaagcaaaTCAGATCTGTTTCCAAGAATGCAAACAAAGATACTATGAAACAGGAggatgaaactaaaaaaaacgacagcaaaatgaaaaatcctGATGGAACAAGAAAAAGCTTCAGATCAGAGCATCAACTGAAAGACACTGATAACCCAGTTCTAAAGACCTGGCTTCATAAAAAAGCCATAGTGGCTCGCAAGCAGAAAAAGCTGGAAAGACAGGAAAAACGTGCAAAAAGGGCTGCCCTGCAAGAGGAGGCCCGTATTCAAGCTGAAAGGGCTTTAGAGTCCATGGAAAGGGTTGGTTTATGGCTAAGAAGGAAACGTAAACAGGCAAAACTAGAATGGAGGAAAAGTCACACCAAGGTCACACCTCAGCAAGGGGATGGCAGCTTACACCCAGGTGAATCTTCTCCACTACCATCCCCTGAGTATAGGGTTGTCAAGAGTTTTAAGTGTAAAGCCCTATCATCTGATTCTAAGACAGGGAATGTGTCTGAAGATAAAAGCAAATCAGTGTCTAAATCTGTGCCAATGGCTAAAGAAGCTTCCTCATCACCCCTTGTTGATGATAAAAGTTTTAGTAAAGAGAAGATACTCCTTGATATGAAAGGTGAATCAAATAATGTGGGAAACACTGCAAATTCTGGAAAGCAGCGTCCAAAGACTGCTATGGATCACACAGAACCAAAGTCCACTTCTAGTCCAAAAATAGCCACAAAAAGACCGAAAACAGCCAAGGAAAGGTCCATCAAGAATGCTGACACTAAGGCAAAAGCAACTAGTTCTGCATCCAGTCATGACACATCGAAAAAAATGCAGGCTTTAAGTTACGATGAATGGTTGAAATTGAAACGAAATagtgacaaggaaaaaatgattaAGAAGAAACAGGATTTGATAGATTCTCACTTAGAAGCAGTCATCAAAGAACTTGGAAAGAAAAGGgttgaaaaaattatgtctCCAAGAAAACAAGTGGATACAGGTTTGAAAAGAATTTCCCACTCCTCTGAGCAGTTAACTCAGTCAGATAGCTCAAAGCTCAACAAAACCAACCCATATCGATGGGTTTTGAGAAAACAACCCCGTCCTGAGCCACAAGGTTGTGACTTTTCAGAAAGCCATAGCACTGACTTTGGTACAAGTGTATCTGGTGAACTCAATGTCAAGGTTGACAATGATATTAGTGGCGTAGAACAACATAAAATTTGTCAAGAAGTGAACAACACATGTGATGAACTCAAGCCTTCAATAGAGAAGGTTAAGACCATTCTTGattcagaaataaagaaggtCAGAGAATCTGGAAAAGGTTTGAATAAGCCCATAGATTCACCAGTTTCATCTCCAACAAAACCTGAGGAGTCCACCATAAAGGAACTGAGACCATCGCGACCTATGTCTGCAAGACCTTCCTCTGCAAGACCAAGATCAGCACAACCTCTCGCCACAAAACCTGGAAGCACTCACCTGACaaaggaacaaacaaaaaagattgcAGAAGACCTTGATGTACTTGGAATTTGTGACAGTGAATCATCAGAAACAGATGAACTTGAAATAGAAACTGTTGTTGATGGTGAGATGGGAACAAAATCAACAGTAAGAGAGAACTATTTCGACTATGGAAGTGATGTTGATCCACCTACAATCCAACCACCAGAATTTGTCCAATAG
- the LOC131776659 gene encoding ER membrane protein complex subunit 6, translated as MAEGEQHIHGKDEAFSPFSIMANNSIIDFCRTSLASMAGISAGILGLTALKGFIFYFIASLFMSILICLKAGTHWRKFFISWWDLSTSGIFGGVFTYLLFWTFLYGMVHVY; from the exons atggcggaaggAGAGCAACATATTCACG GGAAGGATGAAGCTTTCAGCCCTTTCTCCATCATGGCTAACAACAGCATCATTGACTTCTG TCGGACATCATTAGCATCCATGGCAGGCATCTCTGCTGGCATTCTTGGTCTGACAGCTCTGAAAGGCTTCATCTTTTACTTTATAGCTTCCCTCTTTATGTCT ATTCTAATCTGTTTAAAGGCTGGTACACACTggagaaaatttttcatttcttggtGGGATCTGAGCACCTCTGGAATCTTTGGAGGAGTATTT ACATATTTACTATTTTGGAC gtttttgTATGGAATGGTTCATGTATACTAG
- the LOC131776623 gene encoding serine incorporator 1-like isoform X1, whose protein sequence is MGVCGIPTVKLKQGKLMYIGFILFGVLMSTLTFIPAFRRFFVVNSRYCSRNTSQGKCDTLVGHILLYRFFIGMMVFFLFLAIINCQLTVFTTFSHWLENGFWFIKFHLFCFCLLLSLLIPEGHLSNAIMHVGWIGSFIVMVIQAILIIDLAKALNGYWVERMELSERPKWWYFSMLFFTSLLYTLSLAFIVYFYATYTISKDCRTNLIFITTVVLLCTFASLLSIHPKVRETGLLQAGIVTSYSVYFGWTCMQHYPYSACNPSWNFLILTEFNFHIQLNMIFDTFVTFSLLVYSVLHEVSVQHLLTNINPCADCWNLQSQVENHPSTSEESEEKPLVTSTYLMFYLFLLLICLHLLMVISNYYTPEGIVGTEDEVLETEYDKLIDMDEYVKSLSQWVASCLKMIVCVVFLLLYIWTILSPVVLPANK, encoded by the coding sequence ATGGGTGTCTGTGGTATTCCAACTGTGAAACTCAAACAAGGAAAGCTTATGTACATTggatttattttatttggtgTTTTGATGTCAACACTGACATTTATACCAGCCTTTAGAAGATTCTTTGTGGTAAATTCTCGTTACTGTAGCAGAAATACAAGTCAAGGAAAGTGCGATACTTTGGTGGGACACATTTTGCTGTACAGATTCTTCATTGGAATGatggttttctttttgttcttggcGATAATCAACTGCCAGCTGACTGTGTTTACAACGTTCAGCCATTGGCTCGAGAATGGCTTCTGGTTCATAaagtttcatctgttttgtttctgtcttcTCTTGTCACTTCTCATTCCGGAAGGACACCTCAGTAATGCCATAATGCATGTTGGTTGGATTGGAAGTTTTATTGTGATGGTTATCCAGGCCATTTTAATCATTGATCTAGCAAAAGCTTTAAATGGTTATTGGGTAGAGAGAATGGAACTCTCAGAACGGCCAAAATGGTGGTATTTTTCAATGTTATTCTTCACATCTCTGTTATATACCCTTTCTTTAGCATTCATTGTATATTTCTATGCCACTTACACCATTTCAAAAGATTGTAgaacaaacttaatttttatcaCAACTGTTGTTTTGCTTTGTACTTTTGCATCACTTTTGTCAATTCATCCCAAAGTGCGAGAAACTGGACTCCTTCAAGCTGGCATTGTTACATCATATTCTGTTTATTTTGGTTGGACCTGTATGCAGCATTATCCTTATTCTGCCTGCAACCCTAGCTGGAATTTTTTAATCCTTACAGAGTTTAATTTTCACATTCAATTGAACATGATCTTTGACActtttgtgacattttcacTGCTCGTATACAGTGTACTTCATGAGGTATCTGTGCAGCATCTCCTAACAAACATCAATCCTTGTGCAGATTGCTGGAATCTTCAGTCACAAGTTGAGAATCATCCTTCGACTTCAGAGGAGAGTGAAGAAAAGCCACTGGTTACCTCAACATACCTtatgttttacctttttctccttttgataTGCCTACACCTCTTGATGGTAATAAGCAATTATTACACTCCTGAAGGAATAGTCGGCACTGAAGATGAAGTACTGGAGACAGAATATGACAAACTCATTGACATGGATGAATATGTGAAGTCGTTGAGCCAGTGGGTTGCCTCCTGCCTGAAAatgattgtgtgtgttgtgttTCTTCTCCTGTACATATGGACTATTCTGTCACCTGTTGTCTTACCAGCAAACAAATAA
- the LOC131776696 gene encoding FERRY endosomal RAB5 effector complex subunit 3-like has protein sequence MVDVLLCSTYEDQKRDFVFDFKDSGKLQRLTVPIPIPLKVDAREFVQRLITFHNLPCYLEPELTKTLDEFNKSSCRELQDKMGGAALEQMRQSSQCAADYISSWSDTFTQEHANYSSATDKSEESVFSEMYHSLIHSAALETLLQLENTYAIAMDDVVSKKANAIKAMEEKHQREMEDSINNLGIVTSDKDVNDLAARHCEDAQMLETYWSSELSQLQEMQKREYREWVTKVHEDMVRVSSDPSSVEDSFSIGKNHSMSVQSMPEANEFSTSEHDFRLEESFTILLGAQKKSTHNLRLICGHVLDLCKHKTRPGGSVLSQPHRIQTALSLYSGTLAGVILLVEDRLNTYSGILKHFAMICQQSGTEFHFPDLDKQLCLIQQMFEKRDRSKSNASEHQQLPSADAALRPLTLNTGDIYITRHSNLSEVHVVFHLVVDDSVKSPTISTRNPVIVGLRNALHTAVRHSITTITIPLLLFHEMTEEMTVSWCMKRAELMFKCVKGFIMECSTWSGAESLNLQFLVPKGISEEMFTSFSQMLSSIFRVSTPLDLTSTANR, from the exons ATGGTTGATGTACTTCTTTGCTCCACGTACGAGGACCAAAAACGCGactttgtgtttgattttaaagaCAGTGGGAAATTACAGAGACTCACTGTGCCGATACCAATACCACTGAAGGTTGATGcgagagaatttgttcaaaggctgataaCTTTTCACAATTTACCGTGCTATCTTGAACCAG AATTGACTAAAACTTTAGATGAATTCAACAAGTCATCATGCAGGGAGCTGCAGGACAAAATGGGTGGTGCAGCTCTTGAACAAATGAGGCAATCTTCACAGTGTGCTGCTGATTATATCTCTTCTTGGTCTGACACTTTTACTCAAGAACATGCAAATTACAGCTCTGCCACTGACAAGAGTGAAGAGTCTGTGTTTTCTGAGATGTACCATTCATTGATTCATTCAGCAGCACTTGAAACATTGCTACAACTGGAGAATACTTATGCCATAGCAATGGATGATGTTGTCTCGAAGAAGGCAAATGCAATAAAAGCAATGGAAGAGAA GCACCAGAGAGAAATGGAAGATTCCATTAACAATCTTGGCATTGTCACTTCAGACAAAGATGTCAATGATTTGGCAGCCAGGCACTGTGAGGATGCACAA ATGCTGGAGACATACTGGTCCAGTGAGCTCTCGCAACTCCAGGAGATGCAAAAGAGAGAGTACAGAGAGTGGGTCACTAAGGTACATGAGGATATGGTCAGAGTCAGTTCAG ATCCATCATCAGTGGAAGACTCTTTCTCCATAGGAAA GAATCACAGCATGTCTGTCCAGAGCATGCCAGAAGCTAATGAGTTTTCTACCTCTGAGCATGATTTCAGGCTTGAAGAGAGTTTTACCATCCTTTTGG GAGCCCAAAAGAAGTCAACACACAATCTGCGATTGATCTGTGGCCATGTGCTGGACTTGTGCAAACATAAGACCAGACCAGGAGG ATCAGTGCTATCACAGCCCCACAGAATCCAGACAGCTCTGTCATTGTACTCTGGAACACTGGCAGGAGTAATTTTGCTGGTAGAAGACCGCCTTAATACATACTCAGGAATTTTGAAAC attttgCCATGATTTGTCAGCAGTCCGGGACAGAATTTCATTTTCCAGACCTGGACAAACAGCTGTGCCTCATTCAGCAAATGTTTGAGAAGAGAGATCGTAGCAAGTCAAATGCTAGTGAACATCAACAACTTCCTTCAGCTGATGCTGCTCTACGTCCACTAACACTAAACACAG GAGATATCTACATCACTCGGCATTCAAACTTGTCTGAGGTACATGTTGTGTTCCATCTCGTTGTGGACGACAGTGTGAAGTCACCAACAATTAGCACAAGAAATCCTGTTATAGTTGGCTTAAGGAACGCTCTGCACACAGCTGTTAGACACAGCATAACCACCATAACTATACCACTACTGTTATTCCATGAAATGACAGAG GAGATGACAGTGTCTTGGTGCATGAAGAGAGCAGAGTTGATGTTTAAATGTGTAAAAG GTTTTATTATGGAATGCAGCACGTGGAGCGGAGCAGAGTCTTTGAATTTACAGTTTTTGGTGCCTAAG gGTATATCTGAGGAAATGTTCACATCATTTAGCCAAATGCTGTCTAGTATCTTCCGTGTATCCACGCCTTTGGATCTCACATCCACCGCCAACAGATGA
- the LOC131776649 gene encoding uncharacterized protein: MSSLRLWPRYRGMRAGRLVQERSKLRRLKISTIQQRGVGNGLGKLSWRVSQQAHNPSNCVRLTSTSISTRKGSPSAYVPSLYLTNVLPRLMKSATLPNMQIWIVSWLRSCVQDNIVALSGFNLVRKDRVDITQGGVCVYIRDNINFTILEDLEDPSFEALWLKLRPARLPRGFSCIVLRIIYHPPNNNNPAILDYFWQSLSSIESRFPNSGLLIVGDFNRLNTKRLQNSFDLKQIVKFPTLGDKILDLVLTNLREYYKVPIQRPPHGLSDHMSVEVQPKDRSQLPDSRSTIKTRDLKPSNRLAIRIYLQEVDAYTLVGNVHGCAEKGSSFQSIIQHGLDSVLPLRSKAIHSRDPPWINSGLKDLIRRWQRALAENNQPMFRFLRNRVNRERKICRWRYYDSKVSQLKECKPSAWWSGVKKLSGMSSAVRDSEELMRSLQHISEESLSALDLANLINDTFLSLMQDFTPLSAESFQLSQDHSTEQPFVVSQHAVYLQLVSINPRKASGPDSIPTWLLKENADLLSDTSDIINRSFAERRLPPSWKSADTVPIPKQKPIKDVNKHLRPILLTSILSKVAEEFFVAEYLRPSILKKIGDNQFGAIPKSSTTHALIWCTPGPNTQTVQDPPSGSSYSITGRLLT; the protein is encoded by the coding sequence ATGAGTTCCTTACGTCTTTGGCCTCGTTATAGAGGTATGCGTGCTGGTCGTCTTGTTCAAGAGCGTAGCAAACTTCGTCGTCTTAAAATAAGCACGATTCAGCAGCGAGGTGTCGGCAATGGCTTGGGAAAACTATCTTGGCGTGTTTCCCAGCAAGCCCACAATCCGTCAAACTGCGTTCGTCTAACATCAACTTCAATCTCAACAAGGAAGGGCTCTCCATCTGCCTACGTTCCATCGCTATATTTAACGAACGTGCTCCCAAGATTGATGAAATCCGCTACGTTGCCCAACATGCAAATTTGGATTGTGTCATGGCTTCGTAGTTGTGTTCAAGATAACATTGTCGCGCTCAGTGGCTTCAATCTAGTGCGAAAGGACAGAGTTGatattactcagggaggggttTGCGTATATATTAGAGACAATATTAACTTTACTATCCTAGAAGATTTAGAAGACCCATCTTTTGAAGCGCTTTGGTTAAAATTACGACCTGCTCGTCTCCCGAGGGGATTCAGTTGTATTGTATTAAGAATAATCTATCATCCACCAAACAACAATAACCCTGCAATTTTAGATTATTTTTGGCAGAGTTTGTCTTCCATTGAATCGCGCTTTCCCAACAGTGGTCTGCTTATTGTTGGAGATTTCAATCGGCTTAACACCAAGCGTCTTCAGAACAGTTTTGATCTAAAACAGATTGTCAAATTCCCCACGCTAGGCGATAAAATACTGGACCTTGTCCTAACGAATCTGAGAGAGTACTACAAGGTCCCCATCCAACGTCCTCCCCACGGTCTATCAGATCACATGTCCGTAGAGGTACAGCCAAAGGATAGATCCCAGCTTCCGGACTCGCGATCAACGATCAAAACAAGGGACTTAAAACCTAGCAATCGCCTTGCTATACGCATCTACCTCCAAGAGGTCGATGCGTACACCCTCGTCGGCAACGTACATGGCTGTGCAGAGAAAGGGTCAAGTTTTCAGTCAATAATCCAACATGGTCTGGACAGTGTACTGCCACTGCGATCCAAAGCGATCCACTCTAGAGATCCGCCCTGGATTAATTCAGGTTTGAAAGATCTTATCAGACGGTGGCAAAGAGCACTCGCAGAAAATAATCAGCCGATGTTTCGATTTCTGCGGAACCGAGTGAACCGTGAGCGTAAGATCTGCAGGTGGCGGTATTACGACTCCAAAGTTAGCCAGCTTAAGGAGTGCAAACCATCTGCTTGGTGGAGTGGAGTTAAGAAACTGAGCGGCATGTCATCGGCCGTTAGGGACTCGGAAGAGCTAATGAGATCATTACAACACATAAGTGAGGAGTCTCTTAGTGCTTTGGACCTGGCCAACCTGATCAATGATACTTTCCTCTCCCTAATGCAAGACTTTACACCGTTATCTGCTGAATCTTTCCAGCTGTCCCAAGACCACTCTACCGAGCAACCATTTGTCGTTTCTCAGCATGCTGTTTACCTTCAGCTTGTGTCGATCAACCCTAGGAAAGCGTCTGGCCCCGACAGTATTCCAACATGGTTGCTAAAGGAAAATGCCGATCTCCTTTCCGATACATCTGATATCATTAACAGATCTTTTGCTGAAAGACGTTTACCACCTTCTTGGAAATCTGCTGATACCGTGCCGATCCCAAAGCAGAAACCAATTAAAGACGTAAATAAACACCTGCGTCCCATCTTGTTAACGTCTATTCTCTCTAAGGTGGCAGAGGAGTTTTTTGTTGCAGAATACTTGCGACCATCAATTCTCAAGAAAATTGGAGACAACCAATTTGGGGCTATCCCAAAATCTTCTACAACACATGCATTAATATGGTGCACTCCTGGGCCAAACACACAGACGGTACAGGATCCACCGTCAGGGTCGTCTTATTCGATTACCGGAAGGCTTTTGACTTGA
- the LOC131776614 gene encoding BTB and MATH domain-containing protein 38 gives MSDPDFSQPRHFSDVVLSVEGTKFHVHRSTLSMWSPVFEKMFTSEFVERDAKEITLPGKKADEIEVLLKIMYSQGRARQIREENCQFLLELAEEYQMDTVKELCCEYLSGNVQDTTCVKFYMIAERFRLDSLLKETLQQTKYLPWRTLDQDAYFDKLPDKTKLEICKTRIQELEKTLAEYVNTCSSLVDAVYRKVAEKVQTTECDNYEVHRCGVSERFKLSCKCCRRRVQYAECDLEYWIFRTQLKKLFDLEHYNKTARECKG, from the exons ATGAGTGACCCTGACTTCTCACAACCAAGGCACTTCAGTGACGTGGTGCTTTCTGTGGAGGGAACCAAATTTCACGTCCATAGGAGTACATTGTCTATGTGGTCCCCAGTGTTCGAGAAAATGTTCACGTCCGAATTCGTGGAGAGAGACGCAAAAGAGATAACTTTGCCTGGGAAAAAAGCAGACGAGATTGAAGTGCTGCTCAAGATAATGTACTCTCAAGGCAGAGCTCGTCAAATAAGAG AAGAAAATTGTCAATTCCTGCTGGAACTGGCCGAGGAATACCAGATGGACACAGTTAAGGAGCTTTGCTGCGAATACCTTTCTGGCAACGTACAGGATACAACCTGTGTGAAGTTTTATATGATTGCAGAAAGATTTAGACTTGATTCTTTGTTGAAAGAAACACTCCAGCAAACGAAATATCTGCCTTGGAGGACATTGGATCAGGACGcgtattttgataaacttcccGACAAAACCAAACTAGAAATCTGCAAAACAAGGATACAGGAGCTTGAAAAGACTCTGGCTGAATATGTAAATACATGTTCAAGCCTTGTGGATGCAGTGTATAGAAAAGTTGCGGAGAAAGTTCAGACTACAGAGTGTGATAATTACGAGGTTCATCGTTGCGGAGTGAGCGAACGTTTTAAGCTTTCTTGCAAGTGCTGTAGGAGGCGAGTTCAGTATGCAGAATGTGACTTGGAGTATTGGATTTTCAGAACACAGCTGAAAAAGTTGTTTGATTTGGAACACTATAATAAAACAGCTCGGGAATGTAAAGGCTGA
- the LOC131776615 gene encoding nucleolin, with protein MKGFIKILLLLCALSLAKAKPVPETSNNLGEIWNVQDWGTVSEFETSLDEEEDKKAWDEDWDEEEDEEDWSEEEDEEDWSEEEDEEAWDESDENPQWVEDSDLEGWNEPEWENDRSEEEKNDEGEEEGDEVETVDADPAIDDANDESEGYEEIVVPMEESDVFEGEIRDFKRDLDLMQETFRGNFEIR; from the exons ATGAAAGGTTTTATCAAGATTTTGTTGCTGCTTTGTGCTCTCTCGTTGGCTAAAGCCAAACCTGTCCCTGAAACATCCAATAACCTCGGAGAAATTTGGAACGTTCAAGACTGGGGCACAGTCTCGGAATTTGAGACTTCCTTGGACGAAGAAGAGGACAAGAAGGCTTGGGACGAAGATTGGGATGAAGAAGAGGACGAGGAGGATTGGAGTGAAGAAGAGGATGAGGAGGATTGGAGTGAAGAAGAGGATGAGGAGGCTTGGGATGAGAGTGATGAGAATCCACAGTGGGTCGAAGATAGTGACTTGGAGGGATGGAACGAGCCAGAATGGGAAAATGACCGCAGTGAGGAGGAAAAGAATGacgaaggagaagaagaaggagaCGAAGTAGAAACAGTTGATGCAGACCCAGCAATTGATGATGCGAATGACGAGAGTGAAGGTTATGAAG AAATTGTAGTTCCCATGGAAGAAAGTGACGTCTTCGAGGGAGAAATTCGGGATTTCAAGAGAG ATCTTGACCTGATGCAAGAGACCTTTAGGGGGAATTTTGAGATACGCTAG